In Carya illinoinensis cultivar Pawnee chromosome 6, C.illinoinensisPawnee_v1, whole genome shotgun sequence, a single genomic region encodes these proteins:
- the LOC122312358 gene encoding uncharacterized protein LOC122312358, which yields MKIKKGKVYPSPSSSSPTAIPCPSDGDFPAVLKLLPAAIFALVSVLSLEDREVLAYMITRSLKPTTLSPIAQDSKRKTPKKSPSRSNNTKNSNSSHRPPMFDCDCFDCYTSYWFRWDSSPNRELIHQAIEAFEEHLAHGEQSKKVNSRGKRRDKPSSRRSPEKSANVPEAPTPQEVEESCGFSVTSPEKEVDSVSWTDKVDGVVEGNGKDENIEYEVSVEEVMEEKYEDEEATVAEPALRAAGDSNNHKGLARKVLPDVLCIFNSRLWSLWSPNA from the coding sequence atgaaaataaagaaaggtAAAGTATACCCGtctccttcttcttcatcaccGACTGCGATTCCCTGCCCTTCTGATGGAGATTTTCCCGCCGTGTTGAAGCTTCTCCCGGCGGCCATTTTTGCTCTAGTGTCTGTGCTCTCCCTGGAGGACCGTGAAGTCCTGGCCTATATGATTACCCGCTCCTTGAAACCCACTACTTTGTCTCCAATCGCCCAAGATTCCAAGAGAAAAACCCCCAAGAAATCCCCAAGCAGAAGCAACAACACCAAGAACAGTAACAGCTCCCACAGACCACCGATGTTCGACTGCGATTGCTTCGACTGCTACACTAGCTACTGGTTCAGATGGGACTCCTCGCCCAACCGCGAGCTCATCCACCAGGCCATCGAGGCTTTCGAGGAACACCTGGCCCACGGCGAGCAGTCAAAGAAGGTCAACAGCAGAGGTAAACGCAGAGACAAACCGTCAAGCCGACGCTCACCAGAAAAGTCGGCCAATGTTCCGGAGGCTCCGACGCCACAGGAGGTTGAAGAAAGCTGTGGTTTTTCTGTGACTTCTCCAGAGAAGGAAGTGGATTCGGTGAGCTGGACCGACAAGGTCGACGGGGTTGTCGAAGGGAATGGTAAGGACGAGAATATAGAGTATGAGGTGTCTGTTGAAGAGGTTATGGAAGAGAAGTACGAGGACGAGGAGGCTACGGTGGCTGAACCAGCGTTGAGGGCTGCGGGCGACAGCAACAACCACAAGGGTTTGGCCAGAAAGGTACTGCCGGACGTGCTGTGTATATTCAATTCTCGTTTGTGGAGCCTTTGGAGTCCGAATGCGTAg